One region of Zingiber officinale cultivar Zhangliang chromosome 7B, Zo_v1.1, whole genome shotgun sequence genomic DNA includes:
- the LOC122003853 gene encoding caffeic acid 3-O-methyltransferase-like, whose amino-acid sequence MAPPKLSPEQEEEEQECSRAFQLSCAAVLPIVLKTAIELGLLEMLVEAGPTSALSSEELAARLPTNNPSAADMVERILRLLAANAVVGCATDCGRRKYFAAPICKYLVQNDDGGTVANLVLLHQDQVLIDMWRYFTDSILNGGHPVMAAYGMTTFEYQGGDRRFNKVFNGAMKGASTLVMNNILRRYDGFADVQVLVDVGGNTGSNLRLITSFYPHIHGINFDLPHVVSDAPALTRVEHRGGDMFEAVPAGDAIILKWILHDWSDEHCVKILKNCWKALPAEKGKVAVVEYVLPATPVATPEAKSIFQLDLCMAAYSVGGKERTEEEFRALAKEAGFYGFNALPVFAGTWVLEFIK is encoded by the exons ATGGCCCCGCCGAAGTTGTcgccggagcaagaagaggaggAGCAGGAGTGCTCCCGGGCTTTCCAGCTGTCCTGCGCCGCTGTCCTTCCCATTGTTCTCAAGACGGCCATCGAGCTCGGCCTCCTCGAGATGCTGGTCGAAGCCGGACCGACGTCTGCGCTGAGCTCTGAGGAGCTCGCGGCCCGCTTGCCGACCAACAACCCGTCGGCGGCGGACATGGTCGAGCGCATCCTCCGATTGCTCGCAGCGAATGCAGTCGTCGGCTGCGCCACCGACTGTGGCCGCCGGAAGTACTTCGCCGCGCCCATTTGCAAGTATTTGGTGCAGAACGACGACGGCGGCACGGTGGCCAATCTAGTTCTGCTTCATCAGGATCAAGTCTTGATCGACATGTG GCGCTATTTCACGGACTCCATCTTGAACGGCGGCCACCCGGTGATGGCGGCGTACGGCATGACGACGTTCGAGTACCAAGGCGGCGACCGGCGGTTCAACAAGGTGTTCAACGGCGCGATGAAGGGCGCCTCCACGCTCGTCATGAACAACATACTGCGCCGTTACGACGGCTTCGCTGACGTGCAGGTTCTCGTGGACGTCGGCGGAAACACCGGCAGCAACCTCCGGCTCATCACCTCCTTCTACCCCCACATCCACGGCATCAACTTTGACCTCCCTCACGTCGTCTCCGATGCTCCGGCCCTCACCCGAGTGGAGCACCGCGGCGGAGACATGTTCGAAGCCGTTCCTGCCGGCGATGCCATCATCCTAAAG TGGATTCTTCACGATTGGAGCGACGAGCACTGCGTGAAGATACTTAAGAACTGCTGGAAGGCGCTGCCGGCGGAGAAAGGCAAAGTGGCGGTGGTGGAGTACGTTCTTCCAGCGACGCCGGTGGCGACGCCCGAAGCCAAATCCATTTTCCAGTTGGACCTCTGCATGGCGGCCTACAGCGTGGGCGGAAAAGAGAGAACAGAGGAGGAGTTCAGGGCGCTGGCGAAGGAAGCAGGATTCTATGGATTCAACGCACTTCCTGTGTTCGCCGGCACTTGGGTCTTGGAGTTCATCAAGTAG